In the Methylomonas rhizoryzae genome, one interval contains:
- a CDS encoding ammonium transporter, which yields MTTRTAYVAIALATAAGWPLSAAADELNGADTAWILTASGLVLFMTVPGLALFYGGLVRTKNVLSVLMHCFAVTALVSVIWLFAGYSLALSDGGSWNSLIGGLSRLTLLNMNADTLKDNLPETVFCMYHLTFAIFAPALIVGGIAERMRFSSLLWFVGLWELLIYVPVCHWIWGGGWLAKLGVMDFAGGIVVHVAGGTGALIGAMMLGARRGFPRVPMPPHNLTMTATGAGILWVGWHGFSAGSALMANGAAGVAMLSTHMSAAAGSLAWMASEWLRFGKPSGLGLITGMVAGLGMIAPSAGFISPLGGLLVGALAGGLCFLTLHMIKRRFAIDDTLDVFAIHGVGGIVGSLLTAVLTHEALGGIGILSENGIAGQLTVQAIAVASVLIWSAGISFLILKGLDMTLGLRVSANEETEGLDISQHNEQGYNF from the coding sequence CCGCCGGCTGGCCGCTGTCCGCCGCCGCAGATGAATTGAACGGTGCTGATACCGCGTGGATTTTAACGGCCTCCGGCTTGGTGTTGTTTATGACGGTGCCGGGACTGGCCCTGTTTTACGGCGGCCTAGTTCGCACCAAAAACGTGCTTTCGGTGTTGATGCACTGTTTTGCCGTGACCGCATTGGTCTCGGTAATCTGGCTGTTCGCCGGTTACAGCTTGGCGCTCAGCGACGGCGGTAGCTGGAATTCGCTGATAGGCGGCTTATCGCGCCTGACCCTGTTGAACATGAACGCCGACACGCTAAAAGATAATCTGCCGGAAACCGTATTTTGCATGTATCACCTGACCTTCGCGATTTTCGCGCCGGCACTGATCGTCGGCGGCATTGCCGAAAGGATGAGGTTTTCCAGCCTGTTATGGTTCGTCGGCCTGTGGGAGCTGTTGATCTACGTGCCGGTCTGTCATTGGATTTGGGGCGGCGGCTGGCTGGCCAAATTGGGCGTGATGGACTTTGCCGGCGGCATCGTGGTGCACGTGGCCGGCGGTACCGGCGCGTTGATTGGCGCGATGATGCTGGGCGCTCGCCGCGGCTTTCCGCGTGTGCCGATGCCGCCGCACAACCTGACCATGACCGCTACCGGTGCCGGCATCCTTTGGGTAGGCTGGCACGGCTTCAGCGCCGGCAGCGCCTTGATGGCCAACGGCGCCGCCGGTGTAGCGATGCTGTCCACCCATATGAGCGCGGCGGCCGGCTCGCTGGCCTGGATGGCCAGCGAATGGCTGCGGTTCGGCAAACCCAGCGGCCTGGGCTTGATTACCGGCATGGTCGCCGGGCTGGGCATGATCGCTCCCTCCGCCGGCTTCATCTCGCCTTTGGGCGGCTTGCTGGTCGGCGCCTTGGCCGGCGGTTTGTGTTTTCTGACGCTTCATATGATCAAACGCCGCTTCGCGATAGACGACACCCTGGACGTATTCGCGATTCACGGCGTCGGCGGCATCGTCGGTTCTTTATTGACCGCCGTGCTGACCCACGAGGCCTTAGGCGGCATCGGCATACTCAGCGAAAACGGCATCGCCGGCCAACTGACCGTGCAAGCGATTGCGGTCGCTAGCGTGCTGATCTGGAGCGCCGGCATCAGTTTTTTGATTTTGAAAGGGCTGGACATGACTCTGGGGCTGCGGGTATCCGCCAACGAGGAGACTGAAGGTTTGGACATTTCCCAGCACAACGAACAAGGCTACAACTTTTAG
- a CDS encoding P-II family nitrogen regulator, whose amino-acid sequence MKLITAIIKPFKTEEVRDALSQIGVLGLTLSDVRGFGRQKGHTELYRGAEYRVDFVPKTKLELAVPDDMVERAVEAILKSARTGKIGDGKIFVTTIEQSVRIRTGETGEDAI is encoded by the coding sequence ATGAAATTAATCACCGCCATTATTAAACCGTTTAAAACCGAGGAAGTCCGGGATGCCTTGTCGCAAATCGGCGTATTAGGCCTGACCTTGAGCGACGTGCGCGGATTCGGACGGCAAAAAGGCCACACCGAACTATACCGCGGCGCCGAGTACCGCGTGGATTTCGTCCCCAAAACCAAGCTTGAACTGGCCGTACCCGACGATATGGTGGAACGCGCGGTCGAAGCCATCCTCAAATCGGCCCGAACCGGCAAAATCGGCGACGGCAAAATTTTCGTGACCACCATCGAGCAAAGCGTGCGCATTCGCACCGGCGAAACCGGCGAAGACGCCATTTAG